The sequence CGCCGTTGTTTTCCTGCAAGGTGACCGCCAGCTGGTTCGCGGCGTTGATGCTCACGTATTCGGGTTCGGGGTCTTGCGGGGTGTCCAGCCCTGCACCTTCCAGCATCGGCAGTGCAACAGGTGCGGTGCGGGTTCCGGCGCTCAGCGGCACCTCGCGCAGTGTCCAGCCTGCAGGCTCCGCGCCGTCCAGGTTCATGATGGCGATCGATCCGGCCGGGGCCTGCGGCAATCCGCCGTCCCCAGCATCCTCGTCGCGCTCATTTTCAATGGCGATGCCGGCATAGGCGCCGTCAGCGGAGATCGCGATGGAATCGGGCTGGCCGGGCAAATCGAAACTGTGCACCAGCGTGCGATCGGCGATGCGCACTACGTCCACCCGACCGGAGGGATCGCTGTAGCTGGCCGAGGTGTTGACCACGACGAACACGTACTGCTCGTAGGCGGCCACGCTGGTTGGCTCATCCTCGGCGCTGCCCAGCTGGTGCAGCCCCAGCAGGCCCAGGCCCTGCGGCTGCGCTGGGTCGGAAATGTCCAGGAAGCCGATGCTGCGCGAGAGGGCGTCGGAGTAGATCAGCGTGTTGCCGTCGGCCGACACGGTGGAAATCTCGGCAGCGGTGGTGGCGGCCGCGCCGTCTGGATGGTTCTGGTAGACCGGGTAGGTGGCCACCCGTTCGAAGTATTCTCCCGAGTCTGCGATGGCTGCGGCCGGCGTCAGGCTCGCGGCGATGGCTGCGGCCAGGAATGCCGCACCTTTGATGGATTTGCGATGCACGTTCTTCTCCCTGCTGGATGATGACTCCCCCCACAGTTCCAGCATCATCTGGCCAAAAGGTTAACGCCGGGCAACGGCTTAGGGCGGCCGGACGTTACCCATCCCAGTCGGCCAGCGGCGGCAGGCTTCTGGCATCGACTTGAAGCGTGGCAATGATCCAGTCGTGGTCGAAGTCCGTGCCCGCCGGCACATGCACGGTGTCCTGCACGAGTACTTCGTCGGCAAGCCCTGAGCTTCCGGCCTGCCCAGCACGCACCCGGTCCCGATACTGGATGCGCGCAACACGTGCGGGCACTGCGGCCACCGGCACCCCGGTGCACTCAAAGGTGCCATGGTCATCGAGCTCGAAGGTAATCGCCCCTCGTGAATTGCGCACCTGGGCCAGCTGCCAGCGCACCTGATCGCCTACCGAAAATCCCTCGTGGCAGCAGGCATGCAGCCCTCCGTAGATTTCGACCCTGATCAGCATGTTCGACAATCTACCCGATAGGATGATCTGGTGGCCCATATTGACGTGACAGACATCCAGTACTTCCTCTCCGACGGCACCCAGCTGCTGGGCGGGGTGAGCTTCAAGGTCACCGCCGGTTCCAAGACCGCGCTGATCGGACCCAACGGCACCGGCAAGACAACGCTGTTCAAGATCATCTCCGGGGACCTGAAAGCCGATGAGGGGTCGATCAACCGCACCGGCAGCCTGGGAATCATGCGCCAGTTCGTCGGCCAGGTGCGCGATGATTCCACGGTGAAGGACCTGCTGCTGTCCACCGCGGCCCCGCAACTGGCCCAGGCCGCGGCGAAGGTCGCCAAGTATGAAGCGGCGATGGCCACCAGCGAGGACGAGAAAGTCCACATGCGCTACGCCGAAGCGATCATCGAATGGGGCGATGCCGGCGGCTACGAGCTGGAAACCACCTGGGACAAGGTCTGCATGGCCGCCCTGGGCATCGAATTCGACGCCGCCTCCACCCGGCTGGCCCGCACCCTCTCCGGCGGCGAGCAGAAACGCCTGGTGCTCGAAGCCCTCTTCGAGGGCAATGACGAACTGCTGCTGCTGGATGAGCCGGATAACTACCTGGATGTCCCGGGCAAGCGCTGGCTCGAAGAGAAGATGCGCCTCTCGCCCAAGACCGTGCTGTTCATCAGCCACGACCGCGAGCTGCTGAACAATGCCGCCACCCGCATCGTCACCCTGGAGCCGGGGCACGGCGGGGCGACCGCGTGGATCCACGGCGGTGCGTTCGACTCCTATGTGCAAGCCCGCCAAGAACGCAACGAGCGCTTCGAGGAGCTGCGCAAGCGCTGGGACGAAGAGCACGCCAAGCTCAAGGAACTGGTCAATATGTACAAGACCAAGGCCGCGTTCCGCTCCGATATGGCCAACCGCTACCACGCGGCGACCACCCGGCTGGAAAAGTTCCTTCAGGCCGGCCCTCCGCAGGCGATCCCGCTGGAGCAGAACGTGCAGATGCGGCTCAAGGGCGGGCGCACCGCCAAGCGCGCGGTCATCGCCGAGAAGCTGGAACTGGCCGGGCTGATGAAGCCCTTCAACGCCGAAATCTGGTTCGGCGACCGGGTGGGCGTGCTGGGCTCCAACGGGTCGGGCAAGTCGCACTTCCTGCGCCTGCTGGCCTCCGGCGGCACCGACCCCGAACGCGAGCACCTGCCGGTCTCCGACGTGGTGATCGCCCCGGTGGAACATGCCGGCACGGTGAAGCTCGGTGCGCGTATCCGCCCTGGCTACTTCGCCCAGACCCATACCCGGCCAGACCTCTTTGGCCGCACCCTGCTCGAAATCCTGCACCGCGGCGACGAGCACCGCTCCGGGATGCCGCGCGAGGCGGCGGCCGGTGCGCTGGATGGCTATGGCCTGGCCGCGCAGTCCGAGCAGAAGTTCGAATCGCTTTCCGGCGGCCAGCAGGCGCGCTTCCAGATCCTGCTGCTGCAGCTCTCCGGTGCCACCTTGCTGCTGCTCGATGAGCCCACCGATAACTTGGATCTGCATTCGGGCGAAGCGCTGGAACGGGCCATCGATGCCTTCGAAGGCACCGTGCTGGCGGTGACCCACGACCGCTGGTTCGCCCGCGGCTTCGACCGCTTCCTGGTCTTCGGCTCCGACGGCACCGTCTACGAGTCCGACGAGCCGGTCTGGGACGAGGCCCGGGTGCAGCGCAAGCGCTAGGCTGCCTCCTGCATGGAGCGCCAGGTGCTGCGGCTTTCCAGCAGCTGAATCCGGCGGCCGCGGCCAGCACGCAGAGGGCGGTCCAACCCGCAGCCGGCGACGTGGACCACCGCTCGTTCTGCGCGAACAGCGCCGGGATGGTGCTGCTCGGGATGCCGGCGCTGAGCATCAACCATGCGGTGGCCACGGGCACCTGGACCGGGCCGAGCCGGCGCAGCCCCAGCCCGTCGGAGAGGAACAGGCCCAGCCACATCAGCGCCCAGGCCAGCCAGATGACCGCGAACAGCGGGTCCGGGCCGATGGACAGCACGCTCTTGTAGAGCGCGATCGCGGCTACGAACGCGCTGAACTAGCCCAGCGCGGTCGGGTCGAAACCGAATAGGGTGTTGAACCCGACCAGCAGATAGGTCATCCCGAACAGGTAGCTGGGCCAGGTGGCATTGACCAGTGCGATGTCGCTGCCTGCCTGGCTGAGTATCAAGGTCGGCAACATGATCTGCAGCGCGCCGACCATCAGGTTGAGCACCGCCGCCGAACGGGCCGGAATCCGGCCCAGCCCCACCAGCGCATTCACACTCAGAATCAGTCCCACGAATACGAGCCCCACATGGGCCATCCCATCCTCCACTCGCGAAGGGCACCCACGCCTGGCCGGTCGCCCACTGAGCTCAGTTTCAGCGCAGCCGCCGGGCCTTGGCAAGTTCGCACCGGTTCATTACTCCACGAGCTTGCCTGCCTGCGATACCTCGGAAATCAGCGCGGCCACTTCTCCAGGCACCTCGGGGATCGGCTCACGGGTAATGCCCTCGGGCGACCAAATGAGGTTCACCTGCAGCTGCGGATCGGTGTGTGGATAGTCGCTGCGGTTATGGCAGCCGCGGGTTTCCCGGCGCTCCAACGCTGACTCCAAGGTGGCGCGCGCGGCCAGCACCGATGACTTCAGGTCGAAGGCGTGGCACAGATCCTGGTAGCCGGCGATGTCCGGGTGGATGCCCACCCGCGCCATCCGCGCTTCGACCTCTGCAAGCTTCTCCAGCCCCAGCTTCAGCCCCGCCTCCTCGCGCACGACTCCGGCGTGCTGGGTCATGATGTCGCGGATCGCCCGCTGCAGGGACCGGACATTTTCCTGCCCGTCGGCGGCCAGCAGCCGGTCCACTTCCCCGCGGGCCTTCTCGATGGCCGCCTGCGAACGGGGCTGGGAAGTGAGCGCACGCGAATACCGGGCAGCTCCCTGCCCGACGATCCGGCCGAAGACCAGCAGCTCGATCAGCGAATTTCCGCCCAGCCGATTAGCTCCATGCAGGCCCGAGGAGGCTTCGCCGATCGCGTACAGGCCCGGTACTTCGGTTACGTGGGTGAGCGGGTCCACCTGCACCCCGCCCATGGAATAGTGCGCCGTCGGGGCGATCTCGATCTTCTGCTTGGTAATGTCCAGCATCTGCTCCTCGAGCAGCGTCTGGTAGACCCGGGGCAGCCGTTCCATGATGGTGGCCCGGGGCAGGTGGGAGACATCCAGCCACACCCCGCCCTTGGCAGTGCCGCGCCCGGCCGCGATTTCGCTATAGGCGGCCAAGGCGACGCGGTCGCGGGTGGATAGTTCCATGCGCTGGGGATCGTAGCGCTCCATGAAGCGTTCGCCCAGGGCGTTGGTCAGGATCCCGCCTTCGCCGCGGGCCGCCTCGGAGACCAGGGTCCCGGCCACCGATTCGGGTTCGATGATGCCCGAGGGGTGGAATTGGACGAGCTCGGCATCGCGCAGCCGGGCACCGGCTTCCACGGCCAGGCGGAAGGCGTCGCCGGTGTTCTC comes from Glutamicibacter arilaitensis Re117 and encodes:
- a CDS encoding ABC-F family ATP-binding cassette domain-containing protein, yielding MAHIDVTDIQYFLSDGTQLLGGVSFKVTAGSKTALIGPNGTGKTTLFKIISGDLKADEGSINRTGSLGIMRQFVGQVRDDSTVKDLLLSTAAPQLAQAAAKVAKYEAAMATSEDEKVHMRYAEAIIEWGDAGGYELETTWDKVCMAALGIEFDAASTRLARTLSGGEQKRLVLEALFEGNDELLLLDEPDNYLDVPGKRWLEEKMRLSPKTVLFISHDRELLNNAATRIVTLEPGHGGATAWIHGGAFDSYVQARQERNERFEELRKRWDEEHAKLKELVNMYKTKAAFRSDMANRYHAATTRLEKFLQAGPPQAIPLEQNVQMRLKGGRTAKRAVIAEKLELAGLMKPFNAEIWFGDRVGVLGSNGSGKSHFLRLLASGGTDPEREHLPVSDVVIAPVEHAGTVKLGARIRPGYFAQTHTRPDLFGRTLLEILHRGDEHRSGMPREAAAGALDGYGLAAQSEQKFESLSGGQQARFQILLLQLSGATLLLLDEPTDNLDLHSGEALERAIDAFEGTVLAVTHDRWFARGFDRFLVFGSDGTVYESDEPVWDEARVQRKR
- a CDS encoding FAD-dependent oxidoreductase; the encoded protein is MRNEQQISTSVLVIGTGGSGLRAAIELAESGTDVLAVGKRPRHDAHTSLAAGGINAALGTMDAEDSWQQHAADTIKESYFLADPRTVQVVAQGAARGIEDLERYGMNFAREADGRISQRFFGAHKFRRTAFAGDYTGLEIQRTLIRRAQQLQVPILDSVYITKLLVAEGRVFGAYGFDVNDGTGYLIHADAVILAAGGHTRIWRRSSSRRDENTGDAFRLAVEAGARLRDAELVQFHPSGIIEPESVAGTLVSEAARGEGGILTNALGERFMERYDPQRMELSTRDRVALAAYSEIAAGRGTAKGGVWLDVSHLPRATIMERLPRVYQTLLEEQMLDITKQKIEIAPTAHYSMGGVQVDPLTHVTEVPGLYAIGEASSGLHGANRLGGNSLIELLVFGRIVGQGAARYSRALTSQPRSQAAIEKARGEVDRLLAADGQENVRSLQRAIRDIMTQHAGVVREEAGLKLGLEKLAEVEARMARVGIHPDIAGYQDLCHAFDLKSSVLAARATLESALERRETRGCHNRSDYPHTDPQLQVNLIWSPEGITREPIPEVPGEVAALISEVSQAGKLVE